The sequence ATACAGTCAACAAGTCACTCAGGTAGGAAGGACGAGCAGAGGCTACAGGCAGATACAGAAAAGGGGGCAAGTCCTAGGAAGTTCAAGCTGGTTGCCATCAAGATCACAGCAAACACAGTTGAAATTAATAATCAAGAAACAACATACTACCCTGATTCATGAGATATGTTAATGTAGAAATGTGCATATTATACTCATTGATGTCGAAAAGCTAAATACATTATGTCTATAGTAAAGTGAATGGAGATAAATACACTTTCCTTTGTGATTTTTCAATCAAAATGCATGATACATGAGAATctgacaggaaaaaaaaagttaccTTGCAATGAAGACAATTTTGAGCATTTATGTGGAGCTTTGGGTCACCTTTCTCGTCGGAGACATATCTGCGTGGAAACATGCATGATCTATAGGATCAGCAGACTCTGTTTTGGTAACAAAGTACTTTATCATCGCTGATGCAGCTAGGGACCAATAAGAATTAAACAAGGCACGGCTAATTTACATACTCGTAAACTCGGGCTGGGCAATAACGTGATTCTGGTCCAGCATACAGTGGAAGATTTACTCTTTCGGGTATTGTAGGATCCCTCAAGCGGAGATGAGGAGGCTGATCATGCTCGTGGTTTGTATTGCTCCTGTACCAAAGGAATGATTGATGATGAAAGTACATATTGAAAAGGTATTTTTGTAAGCACATTTATAGTGACTACTTCCAACCTGTAAAAAGTAAAAGTACAATATACACATCCAGAATATACAACAGCTTCTCAAGGTTCAGCTCAAGTTACTGTCTGATAGAAAATAACTTACTAATTATTATTTAGGTAAATCTCAGAGTGATACAGATTTGGGTAATCAACTCTATGCCATGTCCAGATACTGCTAGGTCATTTGCCATACTTCTAACCCCATGAATAGCAAAGAAATAGTTAAAAGGCGAAATATGGAGAAGTTAAAGTTTTCATTCTTGCTGCAGGCATTACCTGTATAAAGAAGTTGGAACATCAAAGCTTATCTGTCCATCTGGTTTAGGATATTGAATAGGTGCGTGCAAATCGGCCATCTGTCCACAAGGAAATCTTCTGTCAGTCTCATTAGTGATAAAATGAATAATGCCatgcatttgattttttttaacaaaaacatCAGCACTGCACACTCACATCTGTTGCTTCATGGTCAGGTCTCCCATGCTTCAACGTATAAGGTGACTTTCCTTTGAATATGTAGCTAAAAGTTGAAAAATATCAATGAGTCAGCAAACCGAGTAGAATATCTGAATGACTAAACTTGGGTAATTTATTGAATAGGGGCCTCACCGTTCCAGTGCAGACAAAGCCATGCCTGGAATAAATCCATATTCAAATGCCTGGAAGGAAACGGTAATAAATCTGTGTTCATCATACTACGTtaacaaaaaaagaaatgcagactttgcttcttcttttccccctcTCAGCTTTATAGTACTTGATATTTATCCAGATATAAAAGATAAGATGTTTGGCAAAATTGATAATAAAATAATCACATACTGGTCTATAATTCCTAGCTTTATGAAGTTCTTCCCATATCCATGACTTCTTGAGATTCTCCCAGTAAAGTTCCATCGAAGATCCTTCAACAAGAGCCTTGAAAGTTGCTTCCGCCGCAAGCATACCTTTTTTTATAGATGGCTCCCTTTAGTACAAGGCTTATCAACATAATATAATATTAGCATTGCACTAAAAAAAATGCACGCAATTTGGCAATGAAATCggtaaaggaaaaaaatgaacaCCGAAAGGGGGTGTCAGGCAAATGACGTTGAGTGGAAAGGCAGAGATATAAAATTAACCATGAAACTGAGTTGCAATTAAAGCAACTGAACTGACAATTAAGTAAACCACAAACTCTATTAAATTCCAAACAAGCTAAAAATTTCAGAAGAAGGATACCTGATTTCATAGCCGTATGGGATCCTTTTATTTTGGGAACATTTAAAAATCCTGCAGAGCATCCAATAATTGCACCTCCAGGAAAAACTGGATACGGTATCGACTGAATTTTACATTAACTTCATCAGTGTCTATCAGTACAATTGCCAACAAAAAAACAAACTTAGTACATGTTACTCTTCTGAAAAACATAAGTAAAATGCTGTAACAAGTTTTGAAACTTGCAATGTATACCATAATGAATGAATACCAGAGCTATACAGCTCACAAGGGTCATACTGTGTAGTTAACCAATGACACAGGTAAAACAGTAGCAATGTCCATGTACAATGATTGGAATGGAAGAAACTAACAGAATGCTCAATATGGATTACAGATAAAGCTGATATACATGTGCGTATTTGCTACAAAATTGCCAGGTCTTTTGAAAATACCATCTTACCTGGAAACCACCTTCATTCAAAGTACGAGCACCATACTGAATAACTGTTCCACCTTCCAAAAGTTTTCTGACAGCAGGATGGTGCTTGAATTTCTGAAATATGATTGCACAATAGTTTGAGGGAAAATCAGTCCATTCTATCCGTTAAATCGTATAGAATCCATCTGTCATGTAAACCACCCATCTTTAATCTTAGTGACCAATGAACAAGGAGAGTCTGGTATCCTAGAGTGTAGCATACACTAAATTAGGTAGGGGTACTTCAGGAAGCTCTTGAAATCCTATAACATCCTATCACTCCTGGGGGAGTACTTGTCGTCaaactacatctacaaacaAAAACCACATACCTGGAATTCATCGTAGGGACTCAGGAAAGGATTTCGATAATTCAACGCAACAACCAGACCAATTGCTAACTGAAAAATGAGAGCAGATAATATATAAGTACAATTTCTTACTACTTAATCATGAGTAATCCAATCATCTGAGCGAACATTGCAGGAAGTAACTGCTGTGAAAAGAAACCCATACCAGCTATCCACCCTGCAACTAAAGGCCCCTATGATAAGTGATCAATTGGTAGTTCAAGACTTCTTTTGAACACAAACTAAAcaaaggagttttttttttttttttactaaggAGCAAACTTCAGTCAGCACAAGCAGTGAAAAATAATGTTCCTGATGCTTTGGTTGTGTAGAATGCAATCTATAACCTCTATAACCTGATATTAGTCTCTTTTTGCCTTTACTCAGATGACTGAAATCATACAGAATATATCGAGTGTCAGTTTGCATGTCAAACAGAAGAGTTACCTGTCTATCATCAAGGTGGTATAGGAATGATCCTCCATAAGTCTTCGAGTCCAAAGGCCATCCAACAGTATGAATAACAGAACCTGGTTCATGCTTTCCTTCTTCAATCTCCCAAACCTAAACAATAGAATCCAATTAGTTCTAAGTGGTGTTACTAACTCATCGACAAGTAGTTACGGGAAAAGGATGAGGAAGTTTCAAAAGATAAAGCTCATAAGACACAATCCAATAACTGAATAAAAGGGACCTAGTGGAATTTCTCAAAAACATGGAGAAGGTAAAAAAATGAATATTTGTGAAAATGGCATGAGCATAGATGACCAAAGCTATGTTAACACAACAGTCCTACACCATGCATGACATATTGCCCATATAATGTACATGAACTGACATAATTCAGGCACTGGATCTTTTGTTCGTGATGAGGTCTAACAACACATTTGGAAAGTAGAAGTGGTATAATGAATATCAAAATACCTCCTTAATTCCAAGAGCGTATGTCTGATGTTGCCGTTGCCCACTCTCTCTGAGCTTGTGATTCCTTATTATTTTCTGAAATATTGTTAGGCTTTAGCATCAAGGTCTAAACATAAAAACATTTCATATAATAAATTTGTGAAATTAACATTCCATATGCTGACCTCTGATAATGAGCCTCGGCAACCCTCGGCAAGCAGTGTTATTCGCCCTGCATTTTCTAATTAGCTGATCATGAGAATAGATACGTGAGTGGAACAACCAGAATGGAAAAGGAAGTTATCAAAATTATAGGGAAAAAAGAGAATGGGTATTATCCGCCTATCCAAATTCTAAACAATGAGGAAAGACAGACTACTGACTAACTCATTAGTATATATCTGTGTGACCAGAAAATTATCCCTGGTGGCCTGATATATAAGGGTTACTTGCCTCTTAGTTCTACACCAGGTTGAAAAGTAACCCTTTTGGTACCATCCTTAGCAATACCAACATCATTGGTTGCGACGCCTGTAACTATTTGATTTTCATCGTAAAGGATCTGTTAGAGAGGAATTCAGACAAATATTAGTCCTTACGCATAAGAGTTTCTAAAATGAAGAATGATGGTACCTCACTAGCAGCAAAACCTGGATATACTTCAACACCCAATTCTTCAGCTTTCGTGGCCATCCATCTCACCAATTGGCTCAAGCTAGACATAACTAAATTTGTTAGCAAAGGCTGATTCTTTAGAATAGGAGGAACATAACTTTTTTTGAAAAGGTGTGGATCTAGATGATGAACACAGCACACCTTATCACGTAATTTCCTTTGTTGTCAAATGGAGATGGAAGTGTCCATGCTTGGTTCTTTGTCAACAGCCAGAACTTGTCAGATGAGACAGGAACTCTGATTGGGGCCTATCAAACACAATAaccacataaaaaaaaattccttatgTGATTTCCAATCTACACTATTCCAATCTGCATTCCCAATAGGATCATAATTCAAGGAAGACAATAAAGCAACATGGATATATCCAACAAAATGTACTCCATCTGGAAGTTCAAATACTCAGAAGGTTTGTATTTCTAATGACATCACAAGTTACATCCATAGCACAGTCATTTGAGGTTGTTGTACACTCAAATTGAAAACTTGATAAAATAATCGTGATCAGTTGAATGAATCTGAGCCAACAGTAAGGTGAATCAACCACAAGCTCACAGGCAATGCTTGGTCTGTAAATATATGAAAGAAATTCAAAAGGTTAAAACATCACAGTGCATAGGACAGAAATGCTCACATCCTCTTGCCTCCACTTCGGAATCAGCTCATCCAAGGCACGGGGCTCGAACACATTCCCCGACAGCACATGAGCACCTGCAGCGTAAACAAACAATAGCAAAAGCCCAAATCACACCACGAGAAGAGCACATCGCGGCTGCCAAAGTGAGAAGGGGAAGCGAGGCGGCGCACCGACTTCGGAGCCCTTCTCGAGGACGCAGACGGAGaggtcggcgtcggcggcgcggCAGAGCTGCTTCAGCCGGATCGCCGCGGCAAGCCCCGCTGGTCCGGCCCCGACGATCACCACGTCGTAGTTCAGCGCCTCCCGGCCCCCACCGCCGCAGAGCCAcctcgcccccgcccccgcccccgccgccgcggcgccccAGCCCGGTGCGCGGGGGCAGCGACGGGGACGCGGCGCCCCCGCCGACAGCGCTCgcccggcggccgcggccgcggcgcgtAGGGCTCGGTGCATTGCCCAGGAAGCTTCCGGCAGTCTGGCTGCTCGCGAGCCCGCGGTGCTGGGTTGCGATTGCGCGAGAGCAAGGAGGAAgcacgaggaggagaaggccggGATGACACGGAACTGCGGGAGTGGCAGTTGTTGGGTTTGCGTTTGGATGAGATCGCTGAGGTggacgaggacgaagacgaaCAGCTCTTTTTCATGGGCCGGCCTAAAATTCCGTTTGGGCTCAGATGTTGGGATCAAGTAGGTGCAGAAGAAAATGGGCTTTTTTCAGCCCGGCCCGTTCGCAAGGTGATCGCTAAACTCCAAAAGTAGGCGTCCGTgtgaaaaatttgcaaaaatagatacTTTCAGAAATCAAATAATTATAAAGTAGGTGTTcgtttaaaaaattgtaaaaatagtcATCCATAGCTCACTGGAAAGGCGGCAAGATAAGTTTTAAAAAGTAAACATATCACCTTTTCATGAAAGACacgttaaaaaataaaaatacagcatttcaatgctctcaaaattaaaaatattattgaaataattaaaaaaaaatctaaaaaaatatatggtgtAGAGGGTCCtataatctatctaaaaaaaatcaacttcaaatataatttgtacaataaaaaaagataaatttcattatACATAGACTGGTAATAAAAAaggataaattttattgtacgtatcatatttatctttttgtattttttacaaatcatattttattttttgtttgaatttgtcTAAGActatgtacaataaaatttatctttttattttttattatacatattatatttttatttgatttttttagatgtacATTATAGTATTCTCTACatcactaaaaaaaattcatgataattttgataatatttttaattttgagagtaaaagaacgtaatatttttttatttttaaaccaatCGACTGTTGGAAAGACGCCCtcctattttttcaattttttaaaaagacttctatttttccaaaaattaatttcgaaatataaaaaaaaaatccccacaGACCCACCCACCCCGGCTCGCCAGCGTGCCGTTTACCAGCCATCCCCTGCACGTTTCTGTATGACCAAAAGACCTTTCTACACCTCAAAAAGGTCGCTAATGAGATGAGAAGCACGTTGGCTATTCCCACAATGCGGACTATTTCAACAATCTTACTCTCTAAGACCTTGTTTTCGCCGCGGGGTGCAAGTGTAGTGATGACTTGTCATATTCGCACGAGTCACTGTTATCATATAGGTGCGTGCAGCATgagtaacttttttttaaccaTTTATAAACGACTTGAAGCTACACCATGCAAAGGGATAGCCAATGGTGGAAGCTACAGTAGTCGATCCGAGTGCATTAAcatcagagaaaaaaaattagttattaaaaatttaatttatCGCTTATGTATCATATAATCTTAAACATGTATGCCCTCTCAATCTAAATATATTGAATTGGTTGTCTAGGGGTTGTTTGGTGTTTGCCCCCATGTGGCCAAGCCAAATTTTGGGCAATGCCAAAATTTAttagaaataatattatttgatTCGTGATCAAGCTAAACTTAGTATAGTGGCAAAATTAAGATAGAAGAGGGTGTTTGGATTGCAGGTATATCAAAATTTCTGAAAGCTGTAAGTATGACATGTGATATTTATATATAATTAATCTTTTTAGTGTCAAAATATAGTTAACACTTAATTTGTATATTTAATTGCAAAGAACACAACAGTTTAAACGGATTACAAATTGAATGCACGGTTCAGCAAATATTGTGATTCAAAGcttataatgaaaaaaaaaacatatttaacaGACCACATAGGTGCTGCCACCTGGCCATGCAACCGATCCAAATTTTAGCCGACGATTTGCTCGCCTCATTTTCTGCCGCGTATTTGGCTTGGCCATCACTGCGCAGGGCCAAATTTATTTGGCACAGCCAAATTTTGACTCCAAAGCAAACGGTGGCCAAAATGTGCGGGCGGAGCCAAATTTTGGCTGGACACGGCAGAGCTCTAGCTTCGCGCATGATAGCCCGCCTCACCGCCGATGATTCAGGCGACAATGCTCTCGAGGTAGACGAGCACCCGCGTGTCAAGAAGCATCCTTCCTGCCCCCTGATTCCCGCGCAGGCTGCCCGTCATCTCTGGCGCGCTCGTTCGATCGTACGGGACCCTTCTGCGGATTGGACAAGGTAAACAGGATCAGCGAGCTAACGAACCAGTTTTAAGAGTGATGAACCAACCCGGCCGTACGTGCCGCAATATATTGCGTTCCCAGTACACTCTGAGCTGCTTGCACGTAGTTTCCTTCCTGTCCTCCTCTATTGCACATCAGACCGAAACGTTTGTCCCAGTAGTCAGGTGGAGGAACAAGAACAATTAATACGCCCACGCGTTCCAACTGAAATTTAGGAGGCACGATTAGACAATGGGTTGGTGACGACATGGTTAGGACTTTTAGGTTGGAGACGGTGGTTTTTCATCAGGCCGCAGGTTTAAAGGTGGGTCGGTGGTATGACATGGTAatttggtggaggaggtgggtgTAGGAGCGGAGTGACAAGGCGGTGGGGATGCCGCTAGATGCGGGCAACTTAGAATAACCGGTGAGGGGAGATGGGTGGAGGCGGGGGGCAAGCATGCGAGATGTGGGAGACGTGTGTAGGCAAGCCGACGGGTGATCTTTTCAGGTTGGCGAAGGGAAGAATAAACAAAGatgagaaagaagaggagggcACTATCTAAATCAAACAGTTATACTTCATTGATTGAAAAGCTCCAAATTCGCGCGCGAGGCCTGAAGATCGGAGCAGACAGGCTCAATTCGCGGCGATCCAGCCGACAAATTGCTCGCACCAACGACGGGTCCAAATAAACAAACGCCACTGGTGTCCGGTTGTTGCCGGCACGCACAGGGTATGTTTTTTCGAAGCCAAAATCCTCCACACGAGCGATCGTTTCGTGCGCCCGAAAACTCCGATTCCCCTGGTCAATGGCCTGTAAAGATGCGAAAATTTCAAGTCGACCATACCAAAAACTTTCGATGTATTTGCAGTTTCAACGTTGCTGTTGCGATCAGCACAGACAGGACCGAGTGGCAGTATTGTTTTGTAGTATTTTTTGCACGAGCTTGCTGCAAGCTGTTTCAACTTAGAACTCGGTCTTGGTCAGTTGCGACGTCGTTTGCTCCTCGCACGTAGcttccaagcacactgcacactctttctctctctctctcttcaaaTCCATATCCATTGCACCAAACTTGAACTTGTCCGGTGCATGTCAAGGCAAGTAAAGACACTGTTTCGTATTTAATCGtcaactatatatatacatatatttatatagtaACCGCACGCACGGGTTAGGAATATAGTTCTTGTCTGATTCTCTTGCAGATACGTCTTAATTCTCAATGCCCTGTTGAAGCTTCTCGCCTGCTTCACGTTCTTGTTTTGTATAATACTTTTCGGAAACTAAATCTTATTTTGCACAATAAATACAGTCACATCACATCGCGTGGGCCCTTAAGATGCATGCATAATTTTTTAGTGGCTAACTAATCTGTTTTCTTCTTGATTGATTGGGGCGGTGCAATTTTCAAAAATGTGATGGAATTTTGGAGTGGCCCGCAGGAGATTTCTGAAATTGGACAGGAGAACTTTCTTGAGGAAACTCGAAATCTTTTCGATGGAAAAAAAATGGACAGGATTGGAATACCAAGTAGTAGTCATTACGTTAGGACGTCGTCTTCTACGTTGGGCCCAGTCGGCTGCTGAACCTGTACTCGCCATGAACATCAATCCATATCCTGATGTGAACTGTGATCAGTGCCGGTGATACGTTTTATACATATGAAAACTGACGTACGATCGAACGACAAGCACACACAAACTCTAGCGTTTCTTATCTCCCATTCAGCTTATGTGTCTGTCTGTCTGTCCATCAAGAAATGATTCCAATCCTTGCAGACCCTGAATGCTCATTGTTCAGATGACAATAATGATTTCAAAATCATTTTTCTGAAGACTGAATGATTTCAATGTTCTTTTCTTCAGAAGGCTGAATGATATCAATATTAGAGCTAGGGTTTCTGGTCTCAGCGATATGTGAACCACAACAGCAGATTGGTGGTCTGAATTTTGGTTGATCACATGCATGGAGGGCATCACTTTGGTTTATTCATCTCCACAAGTTTCCACTAACGAACTGTTGTTTAATGAGTTGCTTAACTGCGGAAGCAAGAACTCGAGCGCTTTGCGGTGCACTGTCAGAAGTTAGTTTTCAGCTTTCATGCATTCAAGTTGTTTGGCAACCTCTGTTGATCAGTCACTAGCATGGTAGCATTTGCCATATATTATATTTCACAAGCCACGCCCAAATGGAAACAAGCTGACGCATAAGTCTGAACTCTATGCAACTAGCTTAGCAGTGGAGCACAAGACAGTTTTTGGACATGTGTTGCACAAGGATCAATTCAGAGTTGAGCTCAGCTCACCAAACTGTGATATGTAAGCTTGCTTCGACCATTGCTTTCAGTATTGCTACTTCTTTCGGCACCTTCCTTGTGAAAATATTTCAAGACAGTCCACCAGCAGCCAGAATAAGTGCATGGAAAATGTGAGTAGCCTGCTGAAGAAGTACTCCGGCAAATTGCCTGTGTGATTCAGGTctgatgtaatttttttttcttttctttttcttttctagaacCGCAGGAGAGCTGCGCGTCTTATATCAAGGGAAAATACTGACAAGTCCTGATAACAATAAAGGAGTCAATTTTTCAGTGGCACAGGACACTGATCCGTTTTCTCTGTAGGCATGCAATTTCAGTCCTCTATGACACTATTCTACTTGCCATTCCAGCCAGCTGTTTCAGACTTTGCCACTTGGATGATTGGATCTAGCCTAACTAGGCCTATAAATTACAGCATCCTGTCCCAGAAACGTTCTTGAAAAAAGCATCCTGTCCCTGAAGAACATTTAGACTGATTGCTTTATTCAGTTAAGTGATCTTTCTTGTTCAGTGAGCGATCCGAATCAgctccaaatgattgcatgctGGTTGCTGGCCTACAATTGAGCCTCGGGACAGCACTGTTGCCTGATGACGTAGCCTCAGCGACCTCTTGCTTCCAGTACAGGCCGTTCTTGTTTGTCAGCAGCAGCCGTACGTCCCCTCCCAGAATCAAAATGGCCGATGAATGCAGACCTGACCGGCGGCGCGTCACACCGAAACTTTGCACCGCCGAAACTTGATCGGCGCAGGCGGACGGCCCAGGTCACGCGAAGAATGCTCATCTGAGTGTTCGGCATCCAGAGTTCCAGATGTCACGTGAGTTTCAGTATTCAGATGTGTCTGAAGCGGCGATGCTTTTCAGAATTCGGATGCAGCTTAACGAGCACACACAGAGTACAGGCAGACGTAGAAgccacttgttactcttgaccCAAGTGACTTGGCTAttactactgctgctgctgcttctacTTGGGCATTGCTTTTCCGTGAACGCGAGCTGCCCCGGAGTTCTTGTGAGGTTCAGGAATCCGATGTGTATTCATGCCCCTTGGAAAGCAGCTTGACGCTTTAACCTTCACAGCTTTTGTGGCTCCAACACATCGGCACGCAGAGCAGTAGGATAACACAGCTCAAAAGTAACAGTGTCCGGAAGAAACATGAGGCATGTGCACAATGTCCTGCGTGAAAGGCAGGACCAAGTATTCAGAAAAATAGGACCATCTTGTTATCTGTGGAGAAAATATGTCATTTTTTGACCATTTGATTATTCATGGACGGTCAGGATCGACCCACcctctctcttatctctttATCAACTTCTTCCCCCACATCACAGCCTCCATCCGACCCCCTCCCTCCCGATTGGATTCGAACTGTCACCCTACCGCCACCTCCCCATTGCCTCGCCGGCGTCATCCCTGACGTCAGAGCGgcccaccctcctcctccatcatcCCTCCCTCTTTCTTCCATGGAGCCGGCTATCACTCGCCCCCGTCTCCACCGCCACCTCTCCCGGCTTCAGCGGCACCCCCGCCGCTCTCGACCGCTGTCACAACTAACCACTCTAATCTCGACGCCCTGCCACCATTGCTGGCCCAACCGAC is a genomic window of Phragmites australis chromosome 24, lpPhrAust1.1, whole genome shotgun sequence containing:
- the LOC133907093 gene encoding electron transfer flavoprotein-ubiquinone oxidoreductase, mitochondrial isoform X1 gives rise to the protein MHRALRAAAAAAGRALSAGAPRPRRCPRAPGWGAAAAGAGAGARWLCGGGGREALNYDVVIVGAGPAGLAAAIRLKQLCRAADADLSVCVLEKGSEVGAHVLSGNVFEPRALDELIPKWRQEDAPIRVPVSSDKFWLLTKNQAWTLPSPFDNKGNYVISLSQLVRWMATKAEELGVEVYPGFAASEILYDENQIVTGVATNDVGIAKDGTKRVTFQPGVELRGRITLLAEGCRGSLSEKIIRNHKLRESGQRQHQTYALGIKEVWEIEEGKHEPGSVIHTVGWPLDSKTYGGSFLYHLDDRQLAIGLVVALNYRNPFLSPYDEFQKFKHHPAVRKLLEGGTVIQYGARTLNEGGFQSIPYPVFPGGAIIGCSAGFLNVPKIKGSHTAMKSGMLAAEATFKALVEGSSMELYWENLKKSWIWEELHKARNYRPAFEYGFIPGMALSALERYIFKGKSPYTLKHGRPDHEATDMADLHAPIQYPKPDGQISFDVPTSLYRSNTNHEHDQPPHLRLRDPTIPERVNLPLYAGPESRYCPARVYEYVSDEKGDPKLHINAQNCLHCKACDIKDPKQNIEWTVPEGGGGPGYTVM
- the LOC133907093 gene encoding electron transfer flavoprotein-ubiquinone oxidoreductase, mitochondrial isoform X2, which translates into the protein MATKAEELGVEVYPGFAASEILYDENQIVTGVATNDVGIAKDGTKRVTFQPGVELRGRITLLAEGCRGSLSEKIIRNHKLRESGQRQHQTYALGIKEVWEIEEGKHEPGSVIHTVGWPLDSKTYGGSFLYHLDDRQLAIGLVVALNYRNPFLSPYDEFQKFKHHPAVRKLLEGGTVIQYGARTLNEGGFQSIPYPVFPGGAIIGCSAGFLNVPKIKGSHTAMKSGMLAAEATFKALVEGSSMELYWENLKKSWIWEELHKARNYRPAFEYGFIPGMALSALERYIFKGKSPYTLKHGRPDHEATDMADLHAPIQYPKPDGQISFDVPTSLYRSNTNHEHDQPPHLRLRDPTIPERVNLPLYAGPESRYCPARVYEYVSDEKGDPKLHINAQNCLHCKACDIKDPKQNIEWTVPEGGGGPGYTVM